A stretch of the Pongo pygmaeus isolate AG05252 chromosome 16, NHGRI_mPonPyg2-v2.0_pri, whole genome shotgun sequence genome encodes the following:
- the LOC129028685 gene encoding zinc finger protein 705A-like isoform X1 — protein MHSLKKVTFEDVAIDFTQEEWAMMDTSKRKLYRDVMLENISHLVSLGYQISKSCITLQLEQGKELWQEGREFLPDQNPDRESALKKKHMISMHPIIRKDASTSMTMENSLILEDPFECNDSGEDCTHSSTITQCLLTHSGKKPYVSKQYGKSLSNQLSPKPHKQIHTKGKSYQCKLCEKAYTNSFHLRWHKMTHTGERPYACDLCGKAFTQCSHLRRHEKTHTGERPYKCHQCGKAFIQSFNLRRHERTHLGKKCYECDKSGKAFSQTSGLEETK, from the exons ATGCATTCACTA AAGAAAGTGACTTTTGAAGATGTAGCTATTGACTTCACCCAGGAAGAGTGGGCCATGATGGACACATCCAAGAGAAAGCTGTACAGAGATGTGATGCTGGAAAATATCAGTCACCTGGTGTCCCTCG GGTACCAGATAAGCAAATCCTGTATAACTTTGCAGCTGGAGCAAGGAAAAGAGCTGTGGCAGGAAGGAAGAGAATTTCTTCCAGACCAGAATCCAG aCAGGGAAAGTGCCCTTAAGAAAAAACACATGATATCCATGCATCCTATCATCAGAAAAGACGCATCCACCAGTATGACAATG GAGAACTCTCTCATTCTGGAGGATCCTTTTGAATGTAATGATTCGGGAGAAGATtgcactcacagttccacaataACTCAGTGTTTGTTAACTCATAGTGGAAAGAAACCCTATGTCAGCAAACAGTATGGAAAATCCCTTAGTAATCAGTTGTCCCCTAAACCACATAAACAAATTCATACTAAAGGTAAATCATATCAATGTAAACTATGTGAAAAGGCCTATACTAATAGCTTTCACCTTAGATGGCACAAGatgactcacactggagagaggCCATATGCATGTGATCtatgtggaaaagccttcacTCAGTGTTCTCACCTTAGAAGACATGAGAAAACTCACACGGGAGAGAGACCGTATAAGTGTCAtcaatgtgggaaagcctttattCAATCCTTTAACCTTCGAAGACATGAGAGAACTCACCTTGGAAAAAAGTGTTATGAATGTGATAAAAGTGGGAAAGCCTTTAGTCAAACCTCTGGTTtagaggaaacaaaataa
- the LOC129028685 gene encoding zinc finger protein 705A-like isoform X2 produces MMDTSKRKLYRDVMLENISHLVSLGYQISKSCITLQLEQGKELWQEGREFLPDQNPDRESALKKKHMISMHPIIRKDASTSMTMENSLILEDPFECNDSGEDCTHSSTITQCLLTHSGKKPYVSKQYGKSLSNQLSPKPHKQIHTKGKSYQCKLCEKAYTNSFHLRWHKMTHTGERPYACDLCGKAFTQCSHLRRHEKTHTGERPYKCHQCGKAFIQSFNLRRHERTHLGKKCYECDKSGKAFSQTSGLEETK; encoded by the exons ATGATGGACACATCCAAGAGAAAGCTGTACAGAGATGTGATGCTGGAAAATATCAGTCACCTGGTGTCCCTCG GGTACCAGATAAGCAAATCCTGTATAACTTTGCAGCTGGAGCAAGGAAAAGAGCTGTGGCAGGAAGGAAGAGAATTTCTTCCAGACCAGAATCCAG aCAGGGAAAGTGCCCTTAAGAAAAAACACATGATATCCATGCATCCTATCATCAGAAAAGACGCATCCACCAGTATGACAATG GAGAACTCTCTCATTCTGGAGGATCCTTTTGAATGTAATGATTCGGGAGAAGATtgcactcacagttccacaataACTCAGTGTTTGTTAACTCATAGTGGAAAGAAACCCTATGTCAGCAAACAGTATGGAAAATCCCTTAGTAATCAGTTGTCCCCTAAACCACATAAACAAATTCATACTAAAGGTAAATCATATCAATGTAAACTATGTGAAAAGGCCTATACTAATAGCTTTCACCTTAGATGGCACAAGatgactcacactggagagaggCCATATGCATGTGATCtatgtggaaaagccttcacTCAGTGTTCTCACCTTAGAAGACATGAGAAAACTCACACGGGAGAGAGACCGTATAAGTGTCAtcaatgtgggaaagcctttattCAATCCTTTAACCTTCGAAGACATGAGAGAACTCACCTTGGAAAAAAGTGTTATGAATGTGATAAAAGTGGGAAAGCCTTTAGTCAAACCTCTGGTTtagaggaaacaaaataa